The Fulvia fulva chromosome 11, complete sequence genome segment GTATCAGTCAGAAAAGCTGCCGATGCAGGGAAATTCTGCCCACTGTGTGTACGGTCCACTCCCCTATGGTCTAGTCACCCCGACTGCGAAGGTCGGTCGTTGCAAAGGTCCGACCGGCAATGAACTTTGTCGAGAGCCCTTGGGGCAATCTTGTGTTCCAGCCTTCAACACATGCAAGAATTGCTGTGTCACTCAACGGTGGTGTGCCAACAAGCATGCATCATTCTCCGCTCAGGACAGACACAAGCCTCATGTAATTCATCTTCACCAAGTGGTGTGGACGAGGGGCGCGAGCCTAGTCGAGGCTGCGAACGTCGCCTGTGAGCTACGCTCGACGGTATGTCGTAGCAGCTCAAAAGCAGGGCGCCTTCCGGGTGTGACGCATAATGATGCCTGAAGTGACTGCTGTGAAGAATTTCCAGTCGAGCGCCAGTCCCCGTGTGACGTATCCCTGCTGCTCACCAATACATACCACCAAACTTCTGCATCCTCTATCGACACCCGAGCAAATCAACCAGAGTAGTGGGGTGGAAAACGTCCGATTGTCGCGAGACAGTTTCGGCTCACACGTCCGCAAATCCAACGAGCATTGATCAGAATTCGTTGATCAAACCGTTCACTCCGGTGAATATGAGCTTATACGAACTTCGCCTCATCAATGTCTCCATCAATTGCCTTGCCATCACTCTGTGTGAGATTTGACTCGGGTGTCTGCGAACAGGTCTTCCTTCGGGTTGTTCCTTAAGTGAAAGCCTCTTCGGAGGCTTTCCTTTTGCTGGTGTGGTGTGCTGGGGATGGGAAGGTTTGTGGTTCGAGTCCTGGGTAGAGGGTATTTTGATTCGGTGATGGTCTTTTTGTGCGGTGATCCATCTGCTTATAGTAAGCGCTCCATCCACCTGTCAGCAACGGCTGTCCGGGTGCAGATAGCATGTCCTTCTATTCACAGGCTGGATCACCAACTGACGTGAAAAGTCACAACTGTATGATATGGGAACATTCGATGAATCATTCCCTTCCTATGTTCCGCTCATGCTATAGCTGACGGACCGACCGCGCGAGCACAATGGATGTTGTTTACTTTTGACCATCTCTGTTCAATGTTCACCTCTTCATTCCACCACCGATATGCTATACGATATGATCGCTCTTTTGCAACAAGATGCATCGGGTACGTCGTTGACCAATGATAGACACCTCTTGCTCCTCTTCAATGCTCGTTCGCCAGCCGTGGTCTTCCTATCGTGGTCTTCTTATCGTCCGAATCAGAGGCACACAGTGAGCTGCCCCCGAATGGCACAGGAGATGGTAGTGACACAGCATGCATCACTATTGTAATGGTCATCGATGTATGATCTGTTGTTGTGATGCTGGAGGAAAGAGTCAAGTCAAGATCGTCAAAACTGCGCCAACGTCACGAATCCCTGCACTGCCACGCGAGAAGTGGATCTCCATCTTCGACGCTTCACTGTCGATCTCATGAGCTTGTCGGAACATCAGATATCATTAAGAAACACAGCCATTACAACAAATATCCTTTGCTACTTGTATCGCACAAATATTCTAATCACGGTTCCTCGGGCTCAATGATAGCTGAGAACGAAGCTCCCAACTTCACAATATTCCAAGATTGCCTTTCGACCAGCATCATACAACGTCTTGCCCCGGATAGTGGCAAAACAACGAAGAAACGACCGGTCAAAGGTCGCAAGAATGAAATTAAGCCGGTACTGAGACCGCAAGAGGAGATTGAAAAGAACGATGCTGCTGAATTGTCTGATTTTATCGAGGTTGGTCCACGGAACTGCTGTCGTCAAATTGACCTGTTGCTGAAGACGGCATAGTATCTAGCTGAGGAGATTTTCTTGAGCCTACCTGCAGACCTCCGCACCATCTCCTACACAGCCATCCAAGATGACATCAAGCTGGCATCGAGATACTCAGTACCTCTGAGCAGCTCAGACATGGAATCGCTGATCAAACCATTACCACTCTCGGTCTCCGAATCATTATCAATCTATGGCCTCATCAACGACGATACAGACCTAGACCGCTTCCTAGAGCCCTGCATGAACATTTACATCACATCCACCTCCGAGCCACCTGCAGAGTACACTCCAGCCTTGGCCGCTACACGGCCTGACGGCTGCGAGATCTGTGAACGGGAGCACATACCTCTGACCTACCACCATCTCATACCGCGGCAGGTTCACGCGAAAGTCGTGAAGCGTGGTTGGCACAAGGAATGGGAGCTGAATAAGGTTGCATGGCTGTGTAGAGCCTGTCATTCATACGTGCATCGAGTCGCGCCGAATGAGCAGTTGGCGCGGGAGCTGTACAGTGTTGACTTGTTGCTGGAGAGGGAGGATATCCAGAGGTTTGCCAAATGGGTTGGGACAGTCCGTTGGAAGGCACGCTGATGTTTTGTGCATTGCATGTCCTCCAGTCGGGACATCTCGTTTGTGCCACACGGGCCACATCTTAGGATCGTAGGGCACAGAGGTGCAGTGGGGTAGCTATTGCGGCTCCACCTCGTGCTTGCGCCTTCAGGTGGCTTGCAGGACTGAAAGTCTTGTTACTGCTAGCTGAGCCTTTCCAGAGAATCAGAAGGTTACACAGTCTCGGGTCGTGCTGGAACCTGCTGTGTGTGAATATGGGCAAGGGTAGTAATCGCCAGTAGAACAGCCATGACGAACTGCATTGCAGTTGACAAGTCGTAAAGGCACTAAGGCGGAACAGTGTTTTCTCGCGAACATCTACTACTTGTCGAGTGGGGGTCCAGGTGTATTGCAGCGTTGATGAGTGCTTGGGCAGCACTGTGGAAGCCGTTACGAGACTGAATGGAGCGATACTGCCGAAGGAGCCGGAAGTGGTGGCTCTCACACGTGTTGCGGTACCATCGGATGCCTTTCGAAGGATCACGTCTTGACTCTTGGCTCGCATAGCTGCTTTTGTGTCCGCGGAAGGTTTGGCTATGAGCTGTGGAAGCTTATTAGTGCAGACGCGCTGCACCAAGTTCAGATGTCGAAGCGAGATCACGTCTCGTGTTAGTAGCGCTTTCCTCTTACATGTAGCGTACAATACCAGGTAGGGCAGCTCAGACATCTCCACACTGCGTAGAGCGTACAGCGTACATGTAAGGATGACTCTCTTGTGTTAGCGATGCTCGTAAACCGGCCGTTTTCAGCATGTGTATTTGATGAAACCGGCTTGAGACTGCGTACGGGTGCGGTGGCTGCAGCGATCGTGGCGCGGGATGCTTGTCGTCGCTGCTATAGGCAGCTCACAGGCATAATGCCATGTACACCGCCATAGATGGAAGTCGTTGTTGCGTTGTTCTGCAGAATGGAGAGCCACGCCAGCCACATAGAACGCCAGTGGCCGCTCCTTGTGGCTGCCACGCATCCAGAGTCGTTTGCAAATTGACATGGCGCTCGCTTCTGGAAGTCATCTTGTGTAGCGAGAGATGTTTGTGGTTAGTGGAGATGCAAAGGGAGCTCTGCCGAATCCTCCGCACGTGGCACAACATCGGTGATGCTGCCAAGCAGTGCTCTTTTGACCATTGGCGAGCATGTCTGGCTGAACGAGAGCTCCACCATTGGCTTGCGTAGATCCATCCCGCATCGGGACAAACGTGAGCAACACGTCGTCGCAGACACCTCTGCCTGCCATTGGAATATGGTCGGAATGAGCTCGATGCTGTGTCGATGTCACTGTAACGAGCCGCAGTCATGACGCGATGGTCGTGTGAAAATAGTCGTGTTGATGTATGAGGAAAGGCAGAAGTGCTTCTTGCCAGTGGAGATGAGGAGCGGAGCGGCATCGGCGGGGGGCCAGAACCTGCATGTGGTCAACGAGGCGCTGACACCAACAACAAGCCTGACGACTGCCACCCCTGCAGCGTCTGGCGGGTACAGCACGACTACTGTGAGAACCTGAGAACTCTCTTGTCGAGTACAGTACCTGCACCGTCGTAGCGCATTTCACAGACGACGACTCACTTGCCCTGCGCTTTGGCGGCTTGCACTATCATCAGACCTGAGATTGCAAGCTCAGCCTCCTAAACGCCATACTACCATTGCAATCGTCCGCATACTTTCTGCCTTGGAGACCACCTCCGACATACCCCGCCAGAAAGTCTTCGGCTGTGCAGGATATATATCTGGAACTTCGCCACTACCATCACAAGTTGTTTCGTCAGCAGCAGCGGCTTTGCGGAGACATCGCGCTTTCGAAGGAACGTTTCAATCTCTCCATCATCCACCAACCTAGGCAGACACATACCACAGCAGCATTACACCTTTCAACATGTCGCAGTTCCCTGGCCAGGGCTATCACAACCAGTACCCTCCTCAGCAAGGATACGGCGCTCCTCCGCCTCCTCAGTACGGCGGCTATCCGTAAGACTCGACCCGAGAATGTGACGTAAGCTCGAGGATCTGACAAACAGAGCAGACAGCAGTACGGCGGACCGTCACCTCAACCTCCATACAACAGCGGCTACGGCGCGCCACCTCCACCACAGTACGGCAATGGCTACCAGCAAGGGCCGCCGCCGCAACAGTTTCAGCAACCTCCACCACAGCAGTTCCAACAACCCCCTCCACAGCAAGGTATGTCGGATAACACGGAAGCTGTAGAGCGCCTCTGACCTGAGCTACAGGCTACGGCCGACCGCCTCCTCCACCTACACACTCGCAAGGATTCGGGCATGGCGCACCGAATGGCTACTCATTCCAATACTCGCAATGCACAGGCCGAAGGAAGGCGCTGCTGATCGGCATCAACTATTTCGGCCAGCGAGGTCAGCTACGAGGATGTATCAACGATGTGAAGAACATGTCGACATATCTGAACGGTCACTTTGGATACAAGCGAGAAGACATGGTCATCTTGACCGACGATCAGCAGAATCCCATGAGTCAGCCCACGAAGCAGAACATTCTAAGAGCGATGCATTGGCTGGTGAAGGATGCCAGGCCGAACGATTCGCTATTCTTTCACTACTCTGGCCATGGAGGTCAGACGAAAGATCTGGACGGCGACGAAGAGGATGGCTACGATGAGGTGATATACCCGGTGGACTTCAGGCAAGCGGGACATATCGTTGACGACGAGATGCACCGTATCATGTGAGTATTGTGAGTAGCACGGGAGGTACAGTACTGACAGAGGCAGGGTACAATCTCTTCAACCTGGAGTGCGGTTGACCGCTATCTTCGATTCATGCCACTCCGGCTCAGCCCTCGATCTCCCATACATCTACTCGACACAAGGCGTGCTCAAGGAGCCTAATCTCGCAAAAGAGGCTGGTCAAGGTCTGCTCGGTATTGTCTCGTCATACGCACGAGGCGACATTGGCGGTATTGCGTCGACTGCCATGGGTCTGTTTAAGAAAGCCACAAGCGGCGGGGACACCTACGAAAGGAACTTACGCACAAAGACGAGCCCTGCGGATGTCATAATGTGGAGTGGCAGCAAGGACAGCCAAACATCGTATGTGGACCCCCAGTTTGGTGATGAACCTCACTTTATGGTGCCCGAACCTTACTTCCAGTCCATGGAAGTGTCTGCGTTTCAGCGACCGTCTATCCTGCACAGAGACATGTGTGGCCGAGTGCTAGTGTGATCTTTTGTGGAGGGAGGCGTTGATGCTTTCAGCGAGGCGTTGGTGGCGTTGTTGCAGCGTTCAAGCGGAGTCGTTTTATGATGCCAAGATAGTGTACAACAAAACTCTCAAAGACGTCCTTCCACCTTGAAGAGCTCCATACGGAGCTGCTCCTTGGCGGAGGGGCGACGAGTTGCGTTGGATTTGTGGCATCGTAGAACGACGGACAACCCCCTCTCGAACGTCGACGCCTTCGAAGGAAGTTCTACCATTGGAGACATGTGCTGACCTTTTCTCTCTAATAGGCAAGACGCAAATATCGCCGGCCAAGCCACTGGCGCCATGTCGTGGGCGTTCATCACAGCACTGAAGAAGCAGCCCCAGCAATCCTACGTGCAGCTCCTGAACAGCATTCGCGACGAATTGGAGGGCAGGTACTCGCAGAAGCCGCAATTGTCATGCTCCCATCCTTTAGGTGAGCCCCAATGCACTACCTGTACAACCACTGTTTGACTGACGGTCGTCTCAGACACCAACATTTTGTATGTGATGTAAAAGCTTTGTACCGCGAGAGCATTGAGGCATGAGATGGACACGACATCGATAAAAGGGGATTGGGTATGATTGGCACGTTCATGAACATTCTGAGATACCAGCCGAGTTGATGCTCTTGTGCCGTAGGCGGCATACTGTGTAGGAGAAGGCGTTTGTAGGTGAACGATGGCTTTGGCCGCTGTCTCGCTTTTCCCACCAAGCTACTACAACAGATCTCGCGCTTTCGAGCCGTCTCTTTGCGGGTCTCGAGATCGTTATACCAAATCCAAGAGTCTCGGGCACAGCAGTTTGCCACGAGGGTCGTACAGCATACAAGCGGCGTCAACGTGGAACACACGTGCCAAGAATAGAGACGGTGACAAGGGTTTCTGAAGCTTGTTCCATGGTCAACATCCCTGTCATCAACGTCCAGCTGAACTTTGAAGCTCAGGCAGGCAGGCGCCCACTCGAAGCGCTTGAGGTCGCTACCTCAGCTCTCGATTGCTTACAGTAACAGCAAACGCCAACACGATGAGTAAAGACCCCGCACGCCATTACCACAAACCACATTCACATCGTCTCTTTGTTTGCACTGTATAAACATCCTTTCCATTCACCACGGTGTGTGTCATTGTTACACCTCAAAGCCTCTCAGACTTGGAAGTACATACATGTCGTCTACACACAAAACACAATGCTTTCAGCTGGTTCAGCGAGTGCTGCACTTTACGTCAACAAGTCTTTCACTACACCATGATTTCTGGATCCTGCCTCCAGGGCTGACAGAAGTGGGTTGCATCGAGTTGAAACTTTGCTAATAGCAGTTTCCCTCAGGCGTCGAGTTGAGCTTTCCATACTCTAGGCCGTTTCCAGCATCCTCTTCTCTTTTGCAGTCCAAACACTGCGAGCGTGTTGCACATTTCAGCGAATCTGGACGGAGTTATTATGGCATCAAATATGCTACATTCCTCGCCTGCGCGCGGCTCGGCGTCCGCTGCTTCCTCCGCACCTCAGCCTGGACAACATGTGGAAGCTGCAACCTCTTCATCTGATACCTCACAAGGCACGCGATCACGAGACAGCTTGGAACGAGAATATGGAAGCGACAGTCTTAAGCCACCCGCTATGCAGCCTACGGAACCGATATCGCTGCATCAACAGCAACAACAAGAAGAACAGCAGTCATTACCACCACCACCAGCAACACAGTCTTTCTACCAGAGGTACTTCACAAAGCAAGACGACTCGAGTAGCGACACAGAGAAGAAAACAGACTCGAGACATTTCTCCCTTCTAGCTATCGGGTCCATAGTATCCACGGTCATGGTTCTGCTCGTGTTTGCAGGCATCATCGCTGCTGCTGTGGCGCTGAGTGTTAGGAAGCCTCGACCTGCGGATGAAGGATCTGACAAGCATGAGGCACCGATCAGACTAGCGATCCCATTCAACTTCCCCGATCCGGGATTGTTATACGACAATGGCACATACTATGCTTTCGCCACCACCAACGCAGCTGGAGTGCTCAACTACCCAGACAAGGCCAACAACGCGAGTCAGTACACCGTCGACTTTGGTCTGGCGAATGTGCAGCTAGCGACGTCCACCAACTTCGTCAACTGGACTGTTGCTCCACTAAGTGCGCAACCTCTTCCAGCAGAAGGGAAGTGGACTCAGCTGGCACAGAAGGCTGCGAACCCAGCAAAAGTCACCAAACCAAAGATCTCGAGCACATGGGCCCCAGCAGTCATACGCCGAGCAGATGGCAAGTTCATCATGTACTACTCCGCAGCGCCTGGCTTCAAAGTTTCCTACAAGGTCAATCATCCTCACCCACATTGCATCGGTGCGGCGGTCTCCACTGGCGACTCCCCAGCCGGACCCTACGAGCCTCTGCCCGAGAGCCTCACTTGCCCGTGGGAACAAGGCGGCGCTATCGACCCAGAAGCCTTCCGTGACCCATCAAACGGCAAGCTCTACCTTGTCTACAAGATCGATGGTAACAACATCGGCTCGGGAGGAGCTTGCGGCAACACTGTCTCGCCAATTCAGAAGACACCAATCATGCTCCAGGAGATGGCAGACGATGCGGTTACGAAGGCCGGCGAACCAATTGAGATCTTCACCAACGAGAAGCAGGACGGACCGCTGGTCGAAGCACCTGTCCTCGCGCAGTCACCAGAGGGTTTGTACTTTCTGTTCTTCAGCTCGGGCTGTACGAGATTGGACACGTACGCTCTCGAATATGCTACCGCCACACATATCAGAGGGCCGTACACGCGAGTAGACAAGAAGTTGCTCAAGACAGGAGACTGGGGTCTGGAGGCACCAGGCTCGGTCGGGATTGCAGAAGATGGGAACGGCGGTTGGAGCATGGCGTTTCATGCGAGAGTCAACTATGGGGAAGTTGGGAGAGTACGAGCCATGTTCACGACCAAGCTGAAGTTCGCGGGAACACAGGTCTGCATGGAGAGGGACGAGGAGACGGTCGACTTACAGCAGCACGACAGCGAATAGTGGCAGCGTGGAACTTGGCGCGATTGATCCGGAGTTTGCTCTATGACTTTGATGGGAGATGAGCGATGATACCCCTTTTTGGTTTCTTATTACGTACGACTTCGCTCCAGTGTGAGAGACAGAATAATATTGTCTCTACTCTGTAACCCCAACATCAGTCCAGCTTTACCACTGAGCGTGGAGTAAAACGCACAATAGTCATGAACCGAGCTGCTGTCGCACGTAGCATCTTCGAGCCCACATCGGCCATGTCTCGCGGCGAGTCCTCCGTCCAAGCCCTATCGCAGCTGAGGAGGGAGCGTGCTGGTGGATCGGTCATCAGCTGACGAATGGGAAGATGGGGCCAGGGGTATGATCCTGCTTGATGCTATCGCATAAGACTGGTTCTTTCACCAAGTATACAGCCTGAACACTTATTGGTGAACTCGCCGGGGCCGTGCTGTGATGATCTGATCTTGAAGATCGATTACTGTGTTGCAGCTCTCGCTCTTGACCTTGGATTTACCTGCCAAGCTGGGCAATAAGCACTGAGACGTTGGTCCGGCTGTGAAATGTTCCACCAGTCGTGCAGACGAAAAGCAATATATCGGGGTATCTCTGTATCAAAACGCTCAAACCAATCAACAAATCCCGCCTGCCTCGAAGCCTAATGCATAGTTGCCTCAAGCATAGAACTTCAAACACTTATGCTCATCATGCGTATCCTTACAATGCACGCTGCACGTCATGTTCCCGCACTTCATACACTTGACTCTTCCCCAATACCCACAAATCTCGCAGAACTTCCTCGGCGGCGGTGCGCTGGCGGGTGGAGGCGCGGATCGTGCTTGGTTGTAGGTCAATGGTGGGGCGTTTAGGAGTGCGTCCATCTCGGCTTGGGAGGGGAGAGGCGGAATGCTGGAGTCTGTCTCGTCCGTTTCGACATCCATCAGGAAGGTTTCGGTCAGGGCTGATGTGGATTGTTGTTGTAGAAGTGCTGGCGGCGCTGGACCAGACGGAGCCGGACTTCCGCTCATACTGCTTTCTTCTCGTTGTGGTTTCCGTCGTGCGAGGGGTGTTTTGCTCGCTCTGTGTGTAGCCGTAGCTTGTGGCTCGACATCGCCATCTCGTCGTCCTGTCCTCGCGATCTCTGCTTCTTCATCGTCCAGATAATGCGCAAAGGTCTTCCCGCTGGCTAGGATCTTCTTCGTGCCTGGTGTCTTTCCAGCTCGATGCAAGCCTCCCGTGCTCTGGGACTTCTTCGGTATAGGTATCTGCACGTCCTTTGCGCTGTCACTGTTCAAGTCCTTGATCTTTCGCTCGACTTCGCGTTGTTGTCTGGCGCTGAGTGCTTCTTTCTGGCTTTCGCTTTGGTTTAGACCCGTCGTTCGTGATCGTTTTCGATTCGTAGTGCCCCAGTCTTTCGATGGATCGACGACAGGTCCCGAGACTGCCACATAAGTGAATCCCGGAGCCCTGAAAGAGGCATGTCAGTCTATAACATGCACTTTCATTTCTGCTCGTGTCTGCAAGACAGTCTTACTGCCGGTTCGTCGCTATCGGCAACTCCTCGATGTGCGGCGTTCGAAACCGTAACGCGCCTGTCGCCATCGTGTCTCAACCAGTCACAAACATCGGCTTAATGATGCACTTTCGCAAGACCTCACACA includes the following:
- a CDS encoding SWR1 complex subunit vps71 encodes the protein MATGALRFRTPHIEELPIATNRQAPGFTYVAVSGPVVDPSKDWGTTNRKRSRTTGLNQSESQKEALSARQQREVERKIKDLNSDSAKDVQIPIPKKSQSTGGLHRAGKTPGTKKILASGKTFAHYLDDEEAEIARTGRRDGDVEPQATATHRASKTPLARRKPQREESSMSGSPAPSGPAPPALLQQQSTSALTETFLMDVETDETDSSIPPLPSQAEMDALLNAPPLTYNQARSAPPPASAPPPRKFCEICGYWGRVKCMKCGNMTCSVHCKDTHDEHKCLKFYA
- a CDS encoding Metacaspase-1A, which codes for MSQFPGQGYHNQYPPQQGYGAPPPPQYGGYPQQYGGPSPQPPYNSGYGAPPPPQYGNGYQQGPPPQQFQQPPPQQFQQPPPQQGYGRPPPPPTHSQGFGHGAPNGYSFQYSQCTGRRKALLIGINYFGQRGQLRGCINDVKNMSTYLNGHFGYKREDMVILTDDQQNPMSQPTKQNILRAMHWLVKDARPNDSLFFHYSGHGGQTKDLDGDEEDGYDEVIYPVDFRQAGHIVDDEMHRIMVQSLQPGVRLTAIFDSCHSGSALDLPYIYSTQGVLKEPNLAKEAGQGLLGIVSSYARGDIGGIASTAMGLFKKATSGGDTYERNLRTKTSPADVIMWSGSKDSQTSQDANIAGQATGAMSWAFITALKKQPQQSYVQLLNSIRDELEGRYSQKPQLSCSHPLDTNILYVM